One genomic window of Salvelinus namaycush isolate Seneca chromosome 22, SaNama_1.0, whole genome shotgun sequence includes the following:
- the LOC120017417 gene encoding potassium channel subfamily K member 18-like has translation MSLAVGKTRSSIENSKKCASKLWKLFPHVFLILLLVGYAALGAVLFWCIEGGSGYQAEGEYHEFLGKLLRRIQNYPGNLSSNSSQEQHSVKELENEINGGFKSIWLQRPERWTFYGSLFFCCTVFTTVGYGAIYPVTLPGKVVCILYAMVGIPLMLLVITDVGDLLAMLLSRAYCHLHSLFCRLPQYGRWSPSHDTEKPGHGGQGGFQDGTYTFSQEVVVREPMDIRQVLHSQQSVKRKSVQLRNNTEIFNRIIARENFNRQGPLVRSLSCPELDRMPPLPKGFAIWDFTGIGDNMDKLNVPLLLILVVVFAYILFGGLILPLWETEFNTFDAYYFCFITLTTIGFGDIVPNHPKYFMLTFVFIIMGMAIMSMAFKLGQSRIVSCYRQCMRCISGGMVERFEELGSD, from the exons ATGTCGTTGGCAGTGGGTAAAACACGAAGTTCGATAGAGAATTCCAAAAAGTGTGCTTCAAAGCTATGGAAGCTGTTTCCTCACGTTTTTCTCATACTTTTACTCGTCGGATATGCCGCCTTGGGAGCGGTGCTATTCTGGTGCATTGAGGGAGGGAGTGGGTACCAAGCAGAAGGGGAATATCATGAGTTTTTGGGTAAACTGTTGCGCAGAATTCAGAATTATCCAG GTAATTTGTCCAGCAATTCTTCTCAAGAACAACATTCGGTGAAAGAACTAGAGAATGAAATCAACGGGGGGTTCAAGTCCATATGGCTTCAACGTCCAGAGCGATGGACATTCTATGGATCCCTGTTCTTCTGTTGTACTGTATTCACAACCGTGG GTTATGGAGCGATCTATCCGGTGACCCTGCCTGGTAAAGTGGTCTGTATCCTGTATGCCATGGTGGGTATCCCCCTCATGCTCCTGGTTATCACAGATGTGGGAGACCTCCTGGCCATGCTCCTCTCCAGGGCCTACTGCCACCTGCACAGTCTTTTCTGCAGGTTGCCCCAATACGGCCGCTGGTCCCCCTCCCATGACACAGAGAAGCCAGGGCACGGGGGCCAGGGGGGCTTCCAGGACGGGACCTATACCTTCAGCCAAGAGGTGGTGGTCCGGGAGCCCATGGACATCCGACAGGTCCTCCACAGCCAGCAGTCTGTGAAGCGCAAGTCCGTCCAGCTGCGAAACAACACAGAGATCTTCAACCGCATCATTGCACGGGAGAACTTCAACAGGCAGGGCCCACTGGTGCGGAGCCTTTCCTGCCCTGAGCTGGACCGCATGCCCCCCTTGCCCAAGGGCTTTGCCATCTGGGACTTCACAGGCATCGGGGACAATATGGACAAGCTGAACGTGCCGCTGCTCCTCATCCTGGTGGTGGTGTTTGCCTACATCCTGTTTGGAGGCCTCATCCTGCCCCTGTGGGAGACAGAGTTCAACACCTTTGACGCCTACTACTTTTGCTTCATCACCCTCACCACCATCGGCTTCGGTGACATCGTGCCCAACCACCCCAAGTACTTCATGCTCACTTTTGTCTTCATCATCATGGGCATGGCCATCATGTCCATGGCCTTCAAGCTGGGCCAGTCACGCATCGTCAGCTGCTACCGCCAGTGCATGCGCTGCATCAGCGGGGGGATGGTAGAGAGGTTTGAGGAGTTGGGGAGCGACTGA